A genomic region of Micromonospora sp. NBC_01796 contains the following coding sequences:
- a CDS encoding Lrp/AsnC ligand binding domain-containing protein translates to MKIRDPTPSERHDRHMHSPTLPRRTATTDGGGTARPRPVDLLTRTPSRIEALVCVRLAASTDGGRFARHLRTDPRVVAAWWVAADIDLMVRLSCAGLPELNTAVADLRLRGGASETVTHLLLRPLDIPEQATADPEGEPS, encoded by the coding sequence GTGAAGATCCGCGACCCGACCCCGTCGGAGCGCCACGATCGGCACATGCACAGCCCGACCCTGCCCCGCCGTACCGCGACCACCGATGGCGGCGGGACCGCACGGCCACGACCGGTGGACCTGCTCACCCGGACGCCGTCCCGGATCGAGGCGCTGGTCTGCGTACGGCTGGCCGCCAGCACCGACGGTGGCCGGTTCGCCCGACACCTGCGCACCGACCCCCGGGTGGTCGCCGCGTGGTGGGTGGCCGCCGACATCGACCTGATGGTGCGGCTGTCCTGCGCCGGGCTCCCCGAGTTGAACACCGCCGTCGCCGACCTGCGGCTGCGCGGCGGGGCCTCGGAAACCGTCACCCACCTGCTCCTGCGCCCGCTCGACATTCCCGAGCAGGCCACCGCCGACCCCGAAGGCGAACCGTCATGA
- a CDS encoding bifunctional SulP family inorganic anion transporter/carbonic anhydrase, with protein sequence MPDPPPSNRATRFRRTLLRHDLPASFVVFLVAVPLSLGIAAASGAPLLAGIIAAVVGGIVVGALGGAPLLVSGPAAGLSVIVADLVLRHGWMATAAMVTLAGLVQIVLGLSRFGRAALMLSPAVVHGMLAGIGIVIALSQLHVVLGGAPQRSVWENLRELPAQLVGYHDAAVLVGVVTVAVLLVWPRLVRVSYLPAPLVAIAVATAMATGLGLDLTRVALPDDPLSYLTLPRWPDAPLTDVLSGVFLLAVVASVESLLSAVAVDRLHDGPRARLDRELIAQGVANSASGALGGLPVTGVIVRSSANVEAGARTRASAILHGLWIAIFALLLASVLELIPMSALAGVLVIVGLRLISVAHVRDLMRHREFPAYAVTVAGVVFLDLVTGVLLGMAVALVSALYRLTHWRIDVDRRGADDWLVQITGTLLFLGAGRLNQELRRLPPGARVHLELRLDFLDHAAFGVIQQWRAGYERNGGQVRVEESLNGWFDRAVRDRLGNRKSLPERLPRWLAPWSHWQAGAPAPARPETGHPAGSSETPATGEIGGNMLVGVREFQRRVAPLVRPYLTELARDGQRPDELFITCADSRLVPNLVTASGPGDLFCLRNIGNIVPRHGTPGDHSVGAAIEYATDVLQVSTITVCGHSDCGAMRAVLQGGVARESHLGSWLSHVRLGGRRDDRRGPGVPPPRDAAGPPHDPAALERQALANVAQQLANLQTYPSVRRRLDADRLTLVGLYFDLHEARMYLVDAGNGARRPLPL encoded by the coding sequence GTGCCGGATCCACCACCATCGAACCGAGCGACCCGGTTCCGGCGGACCCTGCTCCGCCACGACCTGCCCGCGTCGTTCGTGGTCTTCCTCGTCGCGGTCCCGCTCTCCCTGGGCATCGCGGCGGCCTCCGGCGCGCCACTGCTCGCCGGCATCATCGCCGCGGTGGTCGGTGGAATCGTGGTCGGCGCCCTCGGCGGCGCTCCACTACTGGTCAGCGGTCCGGCCGCCGGGCTCTCGGTGATCGTGGCGGACCTGGTGCTCCGCCACGGCTGGATGGCCACCGCCGCCATGGTCACCCTCGCCGGCCTGGTCCAGATCGTCCTCGGCCTCAGCCGGTTCGGCCGGGCCGCGCTGATGCTCTCCCCCGCGGTGGTGCACGGCATGCTCGCCGGCATCGGAATCGTGATCGCCCTGAGTCAACTGCACGTGGTGCTCGGCGGCGCACCGCAGCGCTCGGTCTGGGAGAACCTCCGTGAGCTGCCAGCCCAGCTCGTCGGCTACCACGACGCCGCGGTGCTGGTGGGTGTGGTCACGGTCGCCGTACTGCTCGTCTGGCCCCGGCTGGTCCGGGTGTCGTACCTGCCCGCGCCGCTGGTCGCCATCGCCGTGGCCACCGCGATGGCCACCGGCCTGGGGCTCGATCTCACCCGGGTCGCCCTGCCCGACGATCCACTCAGCTACCTGACGCTGCCCCGATGGCCGGACGCTCCGCTGACCGACGTGCTCTCCGGGGTGTTCCTGCTCGCCGTGGTCGCCAGCGTGGAATCCCTGCTCTCGGCGGTCGCCGTGGACCGGCTGCACGACGGCCCACGGGCCAGGCTCGACCGCGAACTGATCGCCCAGGGGGTGGCGAACTCCGCCTCCGGGGCACTCGGCGGGTTGCCGGTCACCGGCGTGATCGTCCGCAGCTCGGCGAACGTGGAGGCCGGTGCCCGTACCCGCGCCTCGGCGATCCTGCACGGGCTGTGGATCGCCATCTTCGCGCTGCTCCTGGCCAGCGTGCTGGAGCTGATCCCGATGTCCGCCCTCGCCGGAGTCCTGGTGATCGTCGGGCTACGGCTGATCAGCGTGGCCCACGTACGCGACCTGATGCGGCACCGGGAGTTCCCCGCGTACGCGGTCACCGTGGCCGGGGTCGTCTTCCTCGACCTGGTCACCGGCGTACTGCTCGGGATGGCGGTGGCCCTGGTCTCGGCGCTGTACCGGCTCACCCACTGGCGCATCGACGTCGACCGGCGGGGTGCCGACGACTGGCTCGTGCAGATCACCGGCACCCTGCTCTTCCTCGGCGCCGGACGGCTCAACCAGGAACTGCGCCGGCTACCGCCCGGTGCCCGGGTCCACCTGGAACTGCGCCTGGACTTCCTCGACCACGCCGCCTTCGGGGTGATTCAGCAGTGGCGGGCCGGCTACGAACGCAACGGCGGTCAGGTACGGGTGGAGGAGTCGCTGAACGGCTGGTTCGACCGGGCGGTACGCGACCGACTCGGCAACCGCAAGAGCCTGCCGGAACGGCTGCCGCGCTGGCTCGCCCCCTGGTCGCACTGGCAGGCCGGGGCCCCAGCACCCGCCCGCCCCGAGACCGGGCACCCGGCCGGCTCGTCCGAAACCCCCGCCACCGGCGAGATCGGCGGCAACATGCTGGTGGGCGTACGGGAGTTCCAGCGCCGGGTCGCCCCGCTGGTCCGGCCCTACCTGACCGAACTGGCCCGGGACGGGCAACGCCCCGACGAACTCTTCATCACCTGCGCCGACTCCCGACTGGTGCCCAACCTGGTCACCGCGAGCGGGCCGGGCGACCTGTTCTGCCTGCGCAACATCGGCAACATCGTGCCCCGGCACGGCACCCCCGGCGACCACAGCGTCGGCGCCGCGATCGAGTACGCGACCGACGTCCTGCAGGTCTCCACCATCACCGTCTGCGGGCACTCCGACTGCGGTGCGATGCGCGCGGTCCTCCAGGGCGGAGTGGCTCGGGAGTCGCACCTCGGTTCCTGGCTCAGCCACGTACGCCTCGGTGGGCGACGCGACGACCGGCGTGGGCCCGGGGTGCCACCGCCCCGGGACGCGGCCGGCCCGCCCCACGATCCGGCCGCGCTGGAACGCCAGGCCCTGGCCAACGTCGCCCAGCAGCTCGCCAACCTCCAGACCTATCCGAGTGTCCGAAGGCGGCTCGACGCCGACCGGCTCACCCTGGTCGGTCTCTACTTCGACCTGCACGAGGCACGGATGTACCTGGTGGACGCCGGCAACGGTGCCCGGCGTCCACTGCCTCTCTGA
- the lysA gene encoding diaminopimelate decarboxylase — MTLAELIPSLRTSLPAHLHGDVWPSMAHRDEHGEISVGEVHLGELAERFGTPAYVLDEADVRRRCREYAGAFGPANVVYAAKALTCRGVLRWIADEGLSLGVHSAGQLATAAAVGFPADRIVLQGDAKSPTDLAAALDYGVGTIVIESGSEIPRLAALLRRRQRVLLRVLPDWDNGRVETMSMLPAAPVADRFGVPAAGTSLDEMVRRITDQPMLELVGLDFFLGSQTSRFGGYERAIHHLVATMATLTQRHGTQLTEINIGGGHAVPGTDADGQFALDAFASRARKVLRVACDEHDLPVPRLAVAPGRAIVARAGVALYRVLAVRRDPDGHQLVAVDGGLSDNPRPALYGARYTAVLLGRLSRAQDQRTTVVGRHDEPGDVLVRDAPLPGDLRPGDLLAVPCSGAYQLSLASNYNLVPRPPLVAVNNGRTRLLVRAETVDDVLARDLDSPGTD, encoded by the coding sequence ATGACCCTGGCCGAACTCATCCCCTCGCTGCGTACGTCACTCCCCGCCCACCTGCACGGCGACGTGTGGCCCTCGATGGCCCACCGCGACGAGCACGGCGAGATCTCGGTCGGGGAGGTGCATCTCGGCGAGCTCGCCGAACGGTTCGGCACCCCGGCGTACGTCCTGGACGAGGCGGACGTACGCCGTCGCTGCCGGGAGTACGCGGGCGCGTTCGGCCCCGCCAACGTCGTGTACGCGGCGAAGGCGCTGACCTGCCGGGGCGTACTGCGGTGGATCGCCGACGAGGGACTGTCGCTGGGCGTGCACTCGGCCGGGCAGCTCGCCACCGCCGCCGCCGTCGGTTTCCCGGCCGACCGGATCGTGCTCCAGGGCGACGCCAAGAGCCCCACCGACCTGGCCGCCGCGCTGGACTACGGTGTCGGCACCATCGTGATCGAGTCCGGTTCCGAGATACCGCGTCTGGCCGCGCTGCTGCGCCGCCGGCAACGGGTGCTGCTGCGGGTGCTCCCCGACTGGGACAACGGCCGGGTCGAGACGATGTCGATGCTGCCCGCGGCACCGGTCGCGGACCGGTTCGGGGTGCCGGCGGCCGGCACCAGCCTGGACGAGATGGTTCGCCGGATCACCGACCAGCCGATGCTGGAGCTGGTCGGGCTCGACTTCTTCCTCGGCTCGCAGACCTCCCGGTTCGGCGGCTACGAACGGGCGATCCACCACCTGGTGGCGACCATGGCGACCCTGACGCAGCGGCACGGCACCCAGCTCACCGAGATCAACATCGGGGGTGGGCACGCCGTACCGGGCACCGACGCCGACGGGCAGTTCGCCCTCGACGCGTTCGCCTCCCGCGCCCGCAAGGTGCTCCGGGTCGCCTGCGACGAGCACGACCTACCCGTACCGCGCCTGGCGGTGGCGCCCGGTCGGGCCATCGTGGCGCGAGCCGGCGTGGCGCTCTACCGGGTGCTCGCCGTACGCCGTGACCCGGACGGGCACCAGCTCGTCGCGGTTGACGGCGGGCTGAGCGACAATCCCCGCCCGGCCCTCTACGGCGCCCGGTACACCGCCGTCCTGCTCGGCCGGCTCAGCCGCGCGCAGGACCAGCGGACCACCGTCGTCGGACGGCACGACGAGCCCGGGGACGTGCTCGTACGCGACGCCCCACTGCCGGGTGACCTGCGCCCCGGCGACCTGCTCGCGGTGCCCTGCTCCGGGGCGTACCAGCTCAGCCTGGCGTCGAACTACAACCTGGTGCCCCGGCCGCCGCTGGTGGCGGTCAACAACGGCCGGACCCGGCTGCTGGTACGGGCCGAGACGGTGGACGACGTACTCGCCCGCGACCTCGACTCCCCCGGCACGGACTGA